The following proteins are co-located in the Heliorestis convoluta genome:
- the purK gene encoding 5-(carboxyamino)imidazole ribonucleotide synthase: MSKFTPILPGKTIGLLGGGQLGRMLAMEGKRMGYRVVCLDPTPESPCGQVCDEQIIGSFEDLDSARKLAEQSDVLIYETENINAQVVAELEKEHWVPQSSQILSYFQDRREEKTRLHEAGFPVVPHRIAEKAEEIPAFIEEIGCPCILKTAFGGYDGKGQWVIRQKEQWEKIREELKAGPWVLEKRVELTTELSVIVARTPDGRKRSFPAAENIHQHQILRASIVPPRIDPTIVAEAQDIAERITEHFQVVGLLAVEFFLVGKTLYVNEMAPRPHNSGHYTWEACYTSQFEQLIRAVCGLPLGPVDLSFPVVMINILGEDYEGLEKLIPHLPEEVKIHIYGKKEMAWRRKVGHLTIKTDKPEQVLSLLEEKLGWDSLK, encoded by the coding sequence TTGAGCAAATTCACACCAATTTTACCTGGTAAGACAATCGGTCTTCTTGGCGGAGGCCAGTTAGGCCGTATGCTAGCTATGGAAGGAAAGCGCATGGGCTATCGAGTGGTCTGCCTCGATCCAACGCCCGAAAGTCCTTGTGGCCAAGTTTGTGATGAACAAATTATTGGTTCTTTTGAAGATTTAGATTCAGCCCGCAAACTGGCAGAACAAAGTGATGTTCTTATCTATGAAACAGAAAACATTAATGCACAAGTTGTAGCCGAGCTAGAAAAAGAGCATTGGGTACCTCAATCCAGCCAGATTCTATCTTATTTTCAAGATCGAAGAGAAGAAAAGACCCGTCTTCATGAAGCTGGCTTTCCTGTTGTACCTCATCGAATTGCCGAAAAAGCAGAAGAAATCCCTGCTTTTATAGAAGAAATCGGCTGTCCCTGCATTCTCAAAACAGCCTTCGGTGGTTACGATGGCAAAGGGCAGTGGGTGATACGCCAAAAAGAACAATGGGAAAAGATTCGAGAAGAACTCAAAGCAGGCCCCTGGGTACTTGAGAAAAGAGTGGAGTTAACCACTGAATTGTCAGTTATTGTGGCACGAACACCCGATGGTAGAAAGCGCTCTTTTCCTGCCGCTGAAAACATTCATCAACATCAGATCTTACGAGCTTCTATTGTACCGCCTCGCATTGATCCTACCATTGTTGCCGAGGCCCAAGATATTGCCGAAAGAATTACAGAACACTTTCAGGTTGTTGGTCTTCTTGCCGTAGAATTCTTCCTAGTAGGCAAGACTCTTTATGTAAATGAAATGGCTCCAAGACCTCATAACTCGGGTCACTACACTTGGGAAGCCTGCTATACATCTCAGTTTGAGCAACTGATTCGTGCCGTCTGCGGCTTGCCGCTCGGACCTGTAGATCTCTCTTTCCCTGTCGTCATGATTAATATCCTTGGTGAAGATTATGAAGGCTTAGAAAAACTGATCCCCCATTTACCAGAAGAAGTAAAAATTCATATCTATGGAAAAAAAGAAATGGCCTGGCGCCGCAAAGTAGGTCATCTTACCATAAAAACAGACAAGCCGGAACAAGTCTTATCTTTGCTAGAAGAAAAACTAGGCTGGGATTCATTGAAATAG
- the purB gene encoding adenylosuccinate lyase gives MIERYTLPEMGAIWADQNRFQKWLDIEVAACEALAEQGKIPREAYEVIRDKAGFNVQRILEIEEVTKHDVLAFLTCVAEYIGEESKYVHMGMTSSDVLDTALSLQMKEAGELIVAKLKKLRQVIGERAIEHKYTVMVGRTHGIHAEPVTFGLKMALWYDEVGRSITRMNHAIETIRVGAISGAVGTFAQIDPSVEEFVCKRLGLRPAPISTQVIQRDRHAEYITTLAVVASSLDKFATEFRNLQRTDIHEVEESFSKGQKGSSAMPHKKNPITSERISGLSRVLRGNAIAALENVALWHERDIAHSSVERVIIPDSTILMDYMLKKMIDVVENLKVFPENMQKNLEKTLGLVNSQRVMLALVDKGILRETAYHWVQRNALKAWEIKKPFKELVLQDEEIMAKITAEEVEGLFDYDYHTKHVDTLFKRVGLA, from the coding sequence ATGATTGAACGTTACACACTACCGGAGATGGGCGCTATCTGGGCAGATCAGAATCGGTTTCAAAAGTGGCTTGATATTGAAGTAGCTGCTTGCGAGGCGTTGGCAGAGCAAGGAAAAATTCCTCGTGAAGCTTACGAAGTCATTCGCGACAAAGCAGGCTTTAATGTGCAGCGTATCTTAGAAATTGAAGAAGTTACCAAGCATGATGTACTTGCCTTCTTAACTTGTGTGGCCGAGTATATCGGTGAAGAGTCAAAGTATGTTCACATGGGCATGACATCTTCCGATGTCCTTGACACAGCTCTTTCCTTACAAATGAAAGAAGCAGGAGAATTGATTGTTGCTAAACTGAAAAAACTTCGTCAAGTCATCGGTGAAAGAGCCATTGAACACAAGTACACAGTTATGGTTGGAAGAACGCACGGTATACACGCCGAACCTGTTACTTTTGGTCTTAAGATGGCACTCTGGTACGATGAAGTAGGACGCTCTATTACAAGAATGAATCATGCTATTGAAACGATTCGCGTGGGTGCCATCTCTGGTGCTGTAGGAACTTTTGCGCAAATCGATCCTTCTGTCGAAGAGTTTGTTTGCAAGCGCTTAGGTCTGAGACCGGCTCCTATTTCTACGCAGGTCATTCAAAGAGACCGCCATGCTGAGTATATAACGACACTGGCTGTTGTTGCCAGTTCTCTCGATAAGTTTGCAACTGAATTTAGAAACTTACAACGTACCGATATCCATGAAGTAGAAGAATCTTTCAGCAAAGGCCAGAAAGGTTCCTCCGCCATGCCTCATAAGAAAAACCCCATCACATCAGAGCGAATCTCCGGACTTTCTCGAGTTCTTCGTGGTAACGCCATTGCAGCGCTAGAAAATGTGGCCCTCTGGCACGAGCGTGATATTGCCCACTCTTCCGTAGAACGTGTTATCATTCCGGACTCTACCATTTTGATGGACTACATGTTAAAGAAAATGATTGATGTGGTAGAAAACCTTAAGGTTTTCCCAGAGAATATGCAGAAAAACTTAGAGAAGACACTAGGTCTTGTCAATAGTCAGCGGGTTATGTTGGCTCTCGTTGATAAGGGCATTCTTCGCGAAACAGCCTACCACTGGGTACAACGGAATGCTCTTAAGGCCTGGGAGATCAAAAAGCCTTTCAAAGAGCTTGTTCTACAGGATGAAGAGATTATGGCGAAAATAACAGCAGAAGAAGTGGAAGGGCTATTTGATTACGATTACCATACCAAACATGTAGATACCCTCTTTAAGCGCGTTGGTCTGGCCTGA
- the purC gene encoding phosphoribosylaminoimidazolesuccinocarboxamide synthase: MEKLEQLYEGKAKKVYKTTDPDIVWIEYKDSATAFNGLKKEEIPNKGILNNRITALFFQYLEERAIPTHFVELLNDREMLVKALEILPVEVVVRNRAAGSLGKRIGQEEGTLLPKPILEFYYKDDGLGDPMINEYHIDAMGWATKEQMIQVKEIALQVNSLLIDLMEQVNIDLVDFKLEFGLHKGQVLLGDEISPDNCRFWDQETKERLDKDRFRHDLGGIEEAYQEILRRLESKLLT, from the coding sequence ATCGAAAAGTTAGAACAGCTTTACGAAGGTAAGGCAAAAAAAGTTTATAAAACGACAGATCCTGATATTGTATGGATCGAGTATAAAGACTCGGCAACAGCATTTAATGGACTCAAAAAAGAAGAAATACCGAACAAAGGCATTCTCAACAATCGTATTACCGCTCTTTTCTTTCAGTATCTAGAAGAGAGAGCCATTCCTACCCACTTTGTAGAGCTTCTCAACGATAGAGAAATGCTTGTCAAAGCCTTAGAAATTCTTCCTGTGGAAGTCGTTGTTCGCAATCGAGCGGCTGGTTCTTTAGGCAAACGGATCGGGCAAGAAGAAGGAACTCTTTTGCCGAAGCCAATTTTAGAGTTTTACTATAAAGATGATGGCTTAGGAGATCCTATGATTAATGAATACCATATAGATGCCATGGGTTGGGCGACGAAAGAGCAGATGATACAAGTCAAAGAAATTGCTTTACAAGTAAACAGCCTTTTAATCGATCTAATGGAGCAAGTTAACATTGACCTTGTAGATTTTAAGTTAGAGTTTGGACTTCATAAAGGGCAAGTGTTGCTGGGTGATGAGATTTCGCCAGATAACTGCCGCTTTTGGGATCAAGAAACGAAAGAAAGGTTAGACAAAGACCGCTTTCGCCATGACCTAGGTGGTATAGAAGAAGCCTATCAAGAGATTCTACGTCGTCTAGAAAGCAAACTGCTTACGTAG
- the purS gene encoding phosphoribosylformylglycinamidine synthase subunit PurS gives MYKARIIITLKEIIPDQEGEALLQACHDLSLNKIKQVRTGHYIEMVIDSENKLDAEKQLKAWIESALYNQVIEQFKIQLEEIK, from the coding sequence ATGTATAAGGCCCGCATCATCATTACTTTAAAAGAAATCATACCCGATCAAGAGGGAGAGGCGTTGTTACAAGCTTGTCACGATCTATCGCTCAATAAGATCAAGCAAGTACGTACAGGACATTATATAGAGATGGTTATTGATAGTGAAAACAAGCTGGACGCGGAAAAGCAGTTGAAAGCATGGATCGAGAGTGCTTTATACAATCAAGTCATAGAGCAGTTCAAGATTCAGCTTGAAGAAATAAAATAA
- the purF gene encoding amidophosphoribosyltransferase produces MSIDGIHDLPWDKMEEECGVIGIYGPGKEVARLAYFGMHALQHRGQESAGMAVGDGQEISLHKAMGLVTEVFPEKKIGELQNEKSQVAIGHVRYSTTGSSLVSNAQPLVFRYAKGMLAVAHNGNLTNAAELRQDLAVTGAVFQTTTDTEVIVNLLARYSQSSLEEALMKVMIDIKGSYSILVMTEDRILGMRDPYGVRPLCLGRLDNAYILASESCALDTMGATFIRDIEPGEIVVIDKKGLTSLKALTPLRRASCIFEYIYFARPDSVIDGIWVNLARRAMGRQLAQEVQIDGDIVIGVPDSGTAAAIGYSLESGIPFEEGLMKNRYIGRTFIQPTQEMRSQAVRLKLNAISKAVEGKRVIMIDDSIVRGTTSGKIVQMLRQAGAKEVHMLVSSPPITYPCYYGIDTAVRKELIAAVKTIEEIRELIGADSLHYLTEEGILNAIAEQGEGLTCKDFCTACFSGDYPIEVTDKQGSSCC; encoded by the coding sequence ATGTCTATAGATGGCATTCACGATCTCCCCTGGGACAAAATGGAGGAGGAGTGCGGGGTGATCGGAATCTACGGTCCGGGCAAAGAAGTTGCCCGGTTGGCTTATTTCGGTATGCACGCATTACAGCATCGCGGTCAAGAAAGTGCAGGTATGGCTGTGGGAGATGGTCAAGAGATTTCCCTTCACAAAGCCATGGGACTCGTTACAGAAGTATTTCCTGAAAAGAAAATCGGGGAACTTCAAAATGAAAAAAGTCAAGTTGCCATTGGTCATGTACGCTATTCAACAACGGGGTCAAGCCTTGTTAGCAATGCCCAGCCCCTCGTTTTTCGATATGCCAAAGGGATGTTAGCAGTAGCGCACAACGGAAATCTTACCAATGCAGCAGAACTGCGCCAAGATCTGGCCGTTACGGGTGCAGTTTTTCAAACGACGACGGATACAGAAGTTATTGTCAATTTACTGGCGCGCTATAGCCAATCTTCTCTAGAAGAAGCGCTAATGAAAGTGATGATTGACATTAAAGGTTCTTATTCGATCTTAGTAATGACAGAAGATCGGATCTTGGGTATGCGCGATCCTTACGGCGTCCGCCCTCTTTGTCTCGGTCGTTTAGATAATGCCTATATATTGGCTTCTGAATCTTGTGCTCTCGATACGATGGGAGCTACCTTTATCCGCGATATTGAGCCTGGAGAAATTGTCGTCATAGACAAAAAAGGTCTTACTTCTCTCAAAGCGTTAACACCTTTGCGCAGAGCTTCCTGTATCTTTGAATATATCTATTTTGCTCGCCCTGACTCGGTTATTGATGGAATCTGGGTGAATTTAGCGCGCCGTGCAATGGGTCGCCAATTGGCTCAAGAAGTTCAAATCGATGGGGATATCGTAATCGGCGTTCCTGACTCAGGGACAGCTGCCGCCATTGGCTACTCTTTAGAATCAGGCATTCCTTTTGAAGAAGGCCTAATGAAAAACCGCTATATTGGACGTACTTTTATTCAACCGACGCAAGAGATGCGAAGTCAGGCGGTTCGTTTAAAGCTCAATGCTATCTCCAAGGCCGTAGAAGGCAAGCGCGTAATTATGATTGATGACTCTATTGTTCGCGGTACAACGAGCGGAAAAATTGTACAGATGTTACGTCAAGCAGGGGCGAAAGAAGTGCATATGCTTGTATCATCGCCACCGATTACCTACCCTTGTTACTACGGCATTGATACAGCCGTGCGCAAAGAATTAATTGCTGCTGTGAAAACCATTGAAGAGATTCGGGAATTAATTGGGGCAGACAGCCTGCATTATCTTACCGAAGAAGGCATATTGAATGCAATTGCTGAACAAGGCGAAGGCTTGACCTGTAAAGATTTTTGTACAGCTTGTTTTTCCGGAGATTACCCAATTGAAGTAACTGATAAGCAGGGTTCCTCCTGCTGCTAA
- the purM gene encoding phosphoribosylformylglycinamidine cyclo-ligase, translating to MSTDNKKEQSQESLTYAQAGVDITAGNRAVELMKSAVKSTFRREVLTDIGGFGGLFALDIKKYEEPVLVSGTDGVGTKLRVAMMMDRHDSIGIDCVAMCVNDILVQGAEPLFFLDYLAVGKLEPEKVAAIVGGVAEGCRQAGCALIGGETAEMPGFYAEDDYDIAGFTVGVVDRSRIINGSTIRPGDLLIALPSSGIHSNGYSLARKVFFDHAGYTVDTYLPQLGKTVGEELLTPTRIYATVVKKLLEGASVKGMAHITGGGITENLPRILPKGMRAAVELGRWPALPVFSTIKSLGNVAEAEMLRTFNCGLGYIIVVAPEEVGKVSALMNEMNETFYTIGVIESIPENEEAAPEVYYRGTFPWA from the coding sequence GTGTCAACAGATAATAAGAAAGAACAGTCCCAAGAGAGTCTGACCTATGCCCAGGCGGGTGTCGATATTACAGCTGGCAATCGAGCTGTAGAGCTGATGAAAAGTGCTGTTAAAAGCACTTTTAGACGGGAAGTGCTCACTGACATCGGCGGATTTGGAGGGCTTTTTGCTTTAGATATCAAAAAATATGAAGAACCAGTTCTAGTATCGGGGACCGATGGTGTTGGTACCAAATTGCGAGTGGCTATGATGATGGATCGTCATGATAGCATTGGCATTGACTGTGTAGCCATGTGTGTGAACGACATTCTTGTGCAAGGCGCAGAACCCCTTTTCTTTCTTGACTATCTAGCTGTTGGTAAGCTAGAACCTGAAAAAGTAGCAGCTATTGTTGGTGGTGTTGCAGAAGGTTGTCGACAAGCAGGATGTGCACTTATCGGTGGTGAGACGGCAGAGATGCCTGGGTTTTACGCGGAAGACGATTACGATATCGCCGGTTTTACCGTAGGTGTCGTCGATCGCTCTCGGATTATTAACGGCTCTACCATTCGACCTGGTGACTTATTAATTGCTTTACCTTCTTCTGGCATTCATAGCAATGGTTATTCCTTAGCACGGAAAGTTTTCTTTGATCACGCTGGTTACACTGTCGATACCTACCTTCCCCAACTAGGTAAAACAGTGGGAGAAGAGTTGTTAACACCAACTCGGATTTATGCTACTGTAGTGAAAAAGTTACTGGAAGGCGCCTCTGTGAAAGGGATGGCCCATATCACTGGTGGTGGTATTACAGAAAACCTGCCTCGCATTCTACCGAAAGGAATGCGTGCAGCTGTAGAATTGGGTCGTTGGCCTGCCTTGCCTGTATTCTCTACCATTAAATCGTTGGGCAATGTAGCAGAAGCTGAGATGTTGCGCACTTTTAACTGCGGACTCGGTTATATTATTGTGGTTGCACCTGAAGAAGTAGGCAAAGTGAGTGCTCTTATGAATGAGATGAATGAAACCTTTTACACCATTGGTGTTATCGAGTCAATACCGGAAAACGAAGAGGCAGCGCCAGAAGTGTACTATCGTGGTACCTTTCCCTGGGCATAA
- the purN gene encoding phosphoribosylglycinamide formyltransferase, giving the protein MTLKIGVLASGRGSNLQALLDAIEAGTVDGQVVLVVSDRQNAQALERASAKSIPAVHLSPKNYSDRAAYDRALAALFKERGAEAVVLAGYMRIISKSFLEAFPEKVVNIHPALLPAFPGLHGQKQALDYGVRYSGCTVHFVDEGMDTGPIILQAVVPVEDDDTEETLAAKILKEEHRLLPQAIQLFSQGRLRVEGRKVRILKEKPTL; this is encoded by the coding sequence ATGACCTTGAAAATCGGCGTTCTCGCTTCAGGGCGAGGCTCGAATCTACAAGCACTCCTCGATGCAATTGAAGCAGGCACAGTAGATGGACAAGTTGTACTGGTTGTCTCGGACCGGCAAAACGCCCAGGCTTTAGAACGGGCTTCAGCCAAGTCGATTCCGGCTGTTCACTTGAGTCCAAAAAATTATAGCGATAGGGCAGCCTACGATCGAGCGCTCGCAGCCCTTTTTAAAGAGCGTGGCGCTGAAGCCGTTGTGTTAGCAGGTTATATGCGAATTATCTCAAAATCTTTTCTGGAGGCTTTTCCAGAAAAGGTTGTTAACATACACCCCGCACTTTTACCGGCATTCCCTGGCCTTCATGGACAAAAGCAAGCATTAGATTATGGTGTTCGTTACAGTGGTTGTACAGTTCACTTTGTTGATGAAGGTATGGACACAGGTCCGATTATCTTACAAGCAGTTGTTCCTGTGGAAGATGATGATACCGAAGAGACTTTAGCAGCAAAAATTCTAAAAGAAGAGCATCGCTTGTTGCCACAAGCAATACAACTCTTTTCACAGGGAAGATTGCGCGTAGAAGGGCGAAAAGTGCGAATACTGAAGGAAAAACCTACTTTGTAA
- the purH gene encoding bifunctional phosphoribosylaminoimidazolecarboxamide formyltransferase/IMP cyclohydrolase yields the protein MKRRALISVSDKSGVVEFAKALVDLGFEVVSTGGTFRTIKEAGVEVKYVTEITGFPEILDGRVKTLHPKVHGGILARRTPDHLQQLSDNDITPIDVVAVNLYPFRETVAKEGVTFEEAIENIDIGGPAMVRASAKNHGAVTIVVNPERYAAIVAELQEKGEVSDSTRRLLALEAFAHTAEYDSAIASYLKGQCEEKDQAAEESDCGLQIFTAGTVEKVQDLRYGENPHQKAAFYREVGYAGAGAGTAKQLWGKELSFNNLLDLNAALELVREFEEPAVTIIKHNNPCGTAIAATLEEAYVKAFDADPVSAFGGITACNRPVNGATATELVKTFMEAVIAPAYDDEALEILKTKKNLRIMEVGALEGAAPSYDLKKIRGGFLLQEGDYGQVKEEELKVVTERTPSDVELRDLQFAWKVVKHVKSNAIVVAKDGVAIGVGAGQMNRVGSAHIALEQARGTAIGTEKEAAADVGAWSSQGAVLASDAFFPFKDTVEMAAKYGIKAIIQPGGSMRDDESIEACNRLGISMVFTSMRHFKH from the coding sequence GTGAAGCGTCGTGCTTTAATCAGTGTTTCTGATAAATCAGGTGTTGTTGAATTTGCAAAAGCTTTGGTGGACCTAGGCTTTGAAGTTGTTTCTACAGGCGGTACTTTTCGAACCATCAAAGAAGCAGGCGTAGAAGTCAAATACGTGACAGAAATTACAGGTTTTCCTGAAATTCTAGATGGACGAGTCAAGACTTTGCACCCCAAAGTTCATGGTGGTATTTTAGCTCGTCGTACGCCTGATCACTTGCAACAATTGAGCGACAATGATATAACACCGATTGATGTAGTTGCAGTAAACCTCTATCCTTTCCGCGAAACTGTCGCCAAAGAAGGCGTTACTTTTGAGGAAGCCATTGAAAATATTGACATTGGTGGACCTGCCATGGTGCGCGCTTCTGCGAAGAACCATGGTGCTGTCACCATTGTTGTCAACCCAGAACGTTATGCAGCCATTGTTGCTGAGTTACAAGAAAAAGGTGAAGTATCAGATTCCACGCGCCGCCTCCTTGCTTTAGAAGCTTTTGCCCATACGGCAGAATATGACAGTGCGATTGCTAGCTATTTAAAAGGACAATGCGAAGAGAAGGACCAAGCTGCTGAAGAAAGCGACTGTGGCTTGCAGATTTTTACTGCAGGCACTGTAGAAAAAGTACAAGATCTTCGTTACGGTGAAAACCCTCATCAAAAAGCTGCTTTTTATCGAGAAGTAGGCTATGCAGGCGCTGGGGCTGGCACAGCCAAGCAATTGTGGGGTAAAGAACTGTCTTTTAACAATTTGCTAGATCTGAATGCAGCTTTAGAACTTGTTCGCGAGTTTGAGGAGCCTGCTGTTACCATCATCAAACATAACAACCCTTGTGGCACTGCTATAGCCGCTACTTTGGAAGAAGCCTATGTAAAAGCTTTTGACGCTGATCCTGTCTCTGCTTTTGGAGGTATTACAGCCTGCAATCGTCCTGTCAATGGGGCAACGGCGACTGAACTCGTGAAGACCTTCATGGAAGCGGTCATAGCGCCTGCCTATGACGATGAAGCTTTAGAAATCCTGAAGACGAAAAAGAACTTGAGAATTATGGAAGTAGGAGCTCTTGAAGGAGCAGCTCCCTCTTACGATCTAAAAAAGATTCGCGGTGGTTTCTTGTTGCAAGAAGGCGACTATGGCCAGGTCAAAGAAGAAGAGTTGAAAGTGGTTACAGAGCGGACTCCTTCTGATGTAGAACTTCGTGATCTTCAGTTTGCTTGGAAAGTAGTCAAGCATGTGAAGTCGAATGCCATCGTAGTGGCCAAAGACGGCGTGGCCATTGGTGTTGGAGCTGGTCAGATGAATCGCGTAGGCTCTGCTCACATTGCTTTAGAACAAGCAAGAGGGACGGCTATCGGCACAGAGAAAGAAGCCGCTGCTGATGTAGGGGCCTGGTCCTCTCAAGGTGCTGTGTTAGCTTCTGACGCTTTCTTCCCCTTCAAAGACACTGTTGAAATGGCAGCGAAGTACGGTATCAAAGCAATCATTCAACCAGGTGGCTCTATGCGCGATGATGAGTCGATTGAGGCTTGCAATCGCTTAGGTATCTCTATGGTCTTTACATCTATGAGACACTTTAAGCATTAA
- the purD gene encoding phosphoribosylamine--glycine ligase: MKVLVVGGGGREHALVWKLAQSPRVEKIYCAPGNAGIAQLAQSVDIKADDVSALLSFAWENKIDLTVVGPEAPLAAAIVDTFQAHDIAIFGPSQAAAEIEGSKAFSKDLMQKYHIPTAAYGVFTEVEPALAFIDQLASTQPAQSPCPCVVKADGLAAGKGVIVAASVEEAKEAVRSMLEGNSFGEAGSRVVIEEYMEGEEVSILAFTDGDVIVPMVSAQDHKRIFDNDEGPNTGGMGAYSPAPVYTEELAPIVEEKILKPTIEAMKAEGRPYVGVLYAGLMITQEGPKVLEYNARFGDPETQPVLMRLESDLVDIIEAILQKKLDQQTIRWSEDATVCVVVSAKGYPSDYEKGQVITGLDDVLDNVQIFHAGTTEADGNIVTAGGRVLGITAKGKDIREAIELVYRQTEKTTFAGAHYRKDIGRRALERLS; encoded by the coding sequence ATGAAAGTGCTCGTTGTTGGTGGCGGCGGACGTGAGCACGCACTAGTCTGGAAGCTGGCCCAAAGTCCTCGGGTCGAAAAGATTTATTGCGCACCCGGCAATGCAGGCATTGCACAGCTAGCCCAGTCTGTAGATATCAAAGCAGACGATGTGTCAGCCTTACTCTCTTTTGCCTGGGAAAACAAAATTGATCTAACTGTTGTAGGTCCCGAAGCGCCTCTAGCAGCTGCCATTGTCGACACTTTTCAAGCTCATGATATAGCCATTTTTGGACCATCTCAGGCAGCAGCGGAAATCGAAGGCAGCAAAGCTTTCTCTAAAGATTTAATGCAAAAATACCATATCCCAACAGCAGCTTATGGTGTATTTACTGAAGTCGAACCAGCGTTGGCTTTTATAGACCAATTGGCATCCACGCAGCCCGCCCAAAGCCCTTGCCCTTGTGTCGTCAAAGCCGATGGCTTGGCAGCAGGCAAAGGTGTGATTGTAGCTGCTTCCGTAGAAGAGGCGAAAGAAGCTGTTCGCTCTATGTTAGAAGGCAACTCTTTTGGTGAAGCTGGTTCACGAGTTGTTATCGAAGAATATATGGAAGGTGAAGAAGTAAGTATTCTTGCCTTCACCGATGGCGATGTGATCGTACCTATGGTTTCAGCGCAAGATCACAAACGCATTTTTGACAACGATGAAGGTCCAAACACAGGTGGTATGGGCGCTTACTCACCAGCTCCTGTCTATACAGAAGAGCTTGCTCCAATCGTAGAAGAAAAAATCTTAAAGCCAACTATAGAGGCGATGAAAGCAGAAGGACGCCCTTATGTGGGTGTTTTGTATGCTGGCTTAATGATCACCCAAGAGGGCCCGAAAGTGTTGGAGTACAATGCTCGCTTTGGGGATCCAGAGACCCAACCTGTGCTAATGCGTCTAGAAAGCGATCTTGTTGACATCATTGAGGCAATTCTACAGAAAAAACTAGATCAACAGACCATTCGCTGGAGTGAAGACGCTACAGTTTGTGTTGTAGTATCAGCGAAAGGCTATCCGAGTGACTACGAAAAAGGACAAGTTATTACTGGGTTAGACGATGTTCTCGACAATGTACAGATCTTCCATGCTGGAACTACAGAAGCAGATGGTAACATTGTCACCGCAGGAGGTCGTGTCCTAGGAATCACAGCCAAAGGCAAAGATATTCGCGAAGCCATTGAGCTTGTCTATCGTCAGACTGAGAAAACAACTTTTGCAGGCGCCCATTATCGCAAAGACATCGGTCGCAGAGCCCTAGAAAGGTTGTCTTAG
- a CDS encoding CBS domain-containing protein, whose amino-acid sequence MFQPIRDIMTTDVTSLRSDQTLVDAAKTMSSLDVGAMPIVDNGKCVGIITDRDIVIRAVANGQDVNSTKIQSVMTKDLITASPDTDIHEAADTMAEHQIRRLLITDRDKLVGIVALGDLAVMDFYEDEAGEALSDISEPSRPLM is encoded by the coding sequence ATGTTTCAGCCCATTCGCGATATTATGACGACCGATGTAACATCATTACGCTCAGACCAAACACTCGTAGATGCCGCAAAAACAATGAGCTCACTGGATGTAGGTGCCATGCCTATCGTAGACAATGGCAAATGCGTCGGTATCATTACAGATCGAGACATTGTGATTCGAGCTGTTGCCAATGGTCAGGATGTAAATAGTACAAAGATTCAGTCGGTCATGACCAAAGACTTGATTACGGCTTCACCAGACACAGATATTCATGAAGCTGCTGATACTATGGCAGAGCATCAGATTCGACGTCTTCTTATCACAGATAGAGATAAACTTGTAGGTATCGTTGCTTTAGGCGATCTGGCTGTTATGGACTTTTACGAAGATGAAGCTGGAGAAGCCCTCTCCGATATTTCTGAGCCTTCTCGACCTTTGATGTAA